In Oceanobacillus sp. FSL K6-2867, one DNA window encodes the following:
- the isdC gene encoding heme uptake protein IsdC — protein sequence MKRVLTVLLIICFAFFSHSIDVSAATDLADGTYTVDYTILHADNDSASIANDYWNKPATVTIDGDTTTVQLTLNHSTWITEYQAPSGGGFSDVRVVSTNEGNAEPGDNTRVVEFTVDNLAEIIPAKIHVIVPDIDYDHNYTIRHSFDLNSATLISGGESDEDDSDQSTGSTDSNATNENSNDNGNTSESTTKSNETGAGKTVENPPTSDSSLITWAALLLAVSGLYLISRVVIRRLT from the coding sequence ATGAAACGAGTCTTAACAGTATTGCTTATTATTTGTTTTGCATTTTTTAGCCATTCCATAGACGTTAGTGCTGCAACAGACTTAGCGGATGGAACTTATACCGTCGATTATACGATTCTGCATGCTGATAATGATTCTGCTTCCATCGCAAATGATTATTGGAATAAACCAGCTACTGTCACAATTGACGGAGATACAACAACTGTACAGCTGACGCTTAATCACAGTACTTGGATTACAGAATATCAGGCACCTAGTGGAGGCGGCTTCTCTGATGTTCGCGTTGTCAGTACAAATGAAGGAAACGCTGAACCAGGGGATAACACAAGGGTAGTCGAATTTACAGTAGACAACCTGGCAGAAATTATCCCTGCAAAAATTCATGTAATCGTTCCTGACATTGACTACGACCATAATTACACAATTCGCCATTCATTTGATCTAAACAGCGCGACACTTATTAGTGGAGGCGAATCTGACGAAGATGATTCTGATCAAAGCACAGGTTCTACTGATTCAAATGCTACGAATGAAAATTCTAATGATAACGGTAACACAAGCGAAAGTACAACAAAATCAAACGAAACAGGTGCAGGTAAAACCGTTGAAAACCCACCTACAAGTGATTCAAGTCTAATAACATGGGCTGCCCTTTTACTTGCTGTTTCAGGGCTATATCTTATTTCAAGAGTTGTCATTAGAAGATTAACATAA
- a CDS encoding SLC13 family permease yields MTVEMLFVLIMVIIMLTVLLFELGSPSIIVFMVLTIFLITDILHPKEALSGFSNEGMLTVALLFIIAGALQKSGLIEKTIDTWLSGSRTRAGFMMRFFVPISAFSGFINNTPIVATFTPIVKKWCEGHGIAPSKFLIPLSYATILGGTITLIGTSTNLVVHGMLIDYGYPGFSLFQFAIIGVPITIAGLIYIFTIGYRILPERNDFQQQMKEDTREYIAELVVKSSFPFINQSVMKAGLKDLKGLEIIRGNKRLTTIRPTTIIQAGDRFIFSGLISTLRDVQMTKGLTLRTGMDLEFNELKKDNANIVEAVVSHQSSLQSKSIKQLKFSSQYDAGIIAVHRKNERIKSKVSDIILKPGDVLLLLSRENFVEKYNHSSDFYVLTPLNTPVELKRDPIKAWFSIGLFISIILLVTFGVLSMFKGMALAVILLLLTNVITPSEAKGYIHFDVLLLISSSFGIGLAMSKTGLAGWIAEGLLTVGRPLGLFAVLLLIYVLTNIFTELITNSAAAILMIPIGIEMATSLQLEPLGIAVLIAIAASASFITPIGYQTNMIVYGPGGYKFTDFIKIGTPLSLVVMAIAVSIVYYWWY; encoded by the coding sequence TTGACCGTTGAAATGCTTTTTGTACTAATCATGGTTATCATCATGTTGACCGTATTATTGTTTGAACTTGGCAGTCCTTCCATTATTGTATTTATGGTGCTTACTATTTTTTTAATTACGGATATCCTACACCCAAAGGAAGCACTGAGTGGATTTTCTAATGAAGGCATGCTAACTGTAGCCCTGCTCTTTATAATAGCTGGAGCTTTGCAAAAGAGCGGTTTGATTGAAAAAACAATTGATACGTGGCTTTCTGGAAGCAGGACACGAGCTGGCTTCATGATGCGTTTTTTTGTACCGATTTCTGCCTTTTCTGGGTTTATAAACAATACACCAATCGTTGCCACCTTCACACCAATAGTAAAGAAGTGGTGTGAAGGTCATGGAATTGCACCGTCAAAATTTTTGATTCCTTTATCCTATGCCACGATTCTTGGTGGAACGATTACTTTAATCGGGACTTCGACAAACCTGGTAGTGCACGGTATGTTGATTGATTACGGCTATCCAGGATTTTCTTTATTTCAGTTTGCTATCATCGGTGTTCCGATTACAATCGCAGGACTAATCTATATTTTTACAATTGGATATAGAATACTGCCTGAACGTAATGACTTTCAGCAACAGATGAAAGAAGACACCAGGGAATATATTGCAGAGCTGGTCGTTAAATCATCATTTCCTTTTATTAATCAGAGTGTTATGAAAGCTGGATTAAAAGATTTAAAAGGCCTTGAGATTATTCGTGGAAATAAACGTCTAACAACCATTCGTCCTACAACAATCATCCAAGCAGGTGACCGATTTATTTTTTCCGGATTAATATCTACATTGCGAGATGTCCAGATGACAAAAGGCCTAACATTAAGAACAGGCATGGATTTAGAATTTAATGAACTGAAAAAAGACAATGCCAATATTGTAGAAGCAGTCGTATCCCATCAATCTAGCTTGCAATCAAAGTCAATCAAACAATTAAAATTCAGTTCGCAATATGATGCGGGTATCATTGCCGTCCATCGTAAAAATGAACGTATTAAAAGTAAAGTTAGTGACATTATTCTTAAACCAGGAGATGTACTTTTATTACTTTCAAGGGAAAACTTCGTGGAAAAGTATAATCATTCTAGTGATTTCTATGTCCTTACTCCCTTGAACACCCCTGTTGAACTAAAGCGTGATCCAATAAAGGCTTGGTTCTCTATCGGTTTATTTATTAGTATTATTTTATTGGTTACCTTTGGCGTGTTGAGCATGTTCAAGGGCATGGCTCTAGCTGTGATTCTATTATTATTAACCAATGTAATCACCCCTAGTGAAGCTAAGGGTTATATTCATTTTGATGTCCTGCTTCTAATTTCCAGTTCTTTTGGCATTGGGCTTGCTATGTCCAAAACGGGCCTTGCTGGTTGGATAGCGGAGGGCTTACTAACAGTAGGTAGGCCGCTAGGATTATTTGCAGTTCTACTATTGATCTATGTTTTAACAAATATTTTCACCGAATTAATTACAAATAGTGCAGCAGCTATTCTCATGATTCCTATTGGAATAGAAATGGCGACAAGTCTACAACTCGAACCGCTTGGAATTGCTGTTCTTATCGCCATTGCTGCTTCAGCAAGTTTCATTACTCCAATCGGCTACCAGACAAATATGATTGTATATGGACCAGGTGGTTACAAGTTTACGGATTTTATAAAAATAGGAACTCCACTAAGTTTAGTTGTCATGGCAATAGCTGTTTCAATTGTATACTACTGGTGGTATTAG
- the srtB gene encoding class B sortase, giving the protein MSKQKQHKNKLKSIIQRLITIVCLVIFIASAFYLVDALYDYYTNRQVLADIQDVYRESKEDEIEIGPTDSAATIRSSFRDILAINSDMVGWVTMDGTMVDYPILQAEDNAYYLQRNYKEEDSRAGSIFMDYRNDITQQDRNIILYGHNMKDGSMFGQMKRFLDEDFLQEHQHFYFDTLYGSYEVEIFSVYHTTTDFYYIETDFESDESYRTFLDDIKKRSEVTTDIELSAKDQIITLSTCDYLLDPNEGRLVIHGKLVKQN; this is encoded by the coding sequence TTGAGCAAACAGAAACAGCATAAAAACAAACTGAAAAGCATCATACAGCGACTGATTACGATCGTTTGCCTCGTGATCTTTATCGCTTCCGCTTTTTACTTAGTAGATGCCTTATACGACTACTATACCAATCGTCAAGTATTAGCAGATATTCAAGATGTATATCGGGAAAGCAAGGAAGATGAGATCGAAATAGGGCCAACTGACTCTGCAGCCACGATTCGTTCTTCCTTCCGTGATATCCTTGCCATTAACAGCGATATGGTCGGGTGGGTCACGATGGACGGAACAATGGTGGATTATCCAATTCTGCAAGCAGAAGATAATGCATATTATTTGCAGCGAAATTATAAAGAAGAGGATTCACGGGCCGGGAGTATTTTCATGGACTATCGTAATGATATAACACAACAAGATCGGAATATTATATTATACGGGCATAATATGAAGGATGGCTCGATGTTCGGACAAATGAAGCGATTTCTAGATGAAGACTTTCTTCAGGAACATCAGCATTTTTACTTTGATACACTATATGGTAGCTACGAGGTAGAAATTTTCTCTGTATACCATACAACAACCGATTTTTATTATATTGAAACTGATTTCGAAAGTGACGAATCGTATCGTACTTTTTTAGATGATATTAAAAAACGTTCTGAAGTTACAACAGATATTGAATTAAGTGCAAAAGACCAAATCATTACATTATCCACCTGTGATTATTTGCTCGATCCAAATGAAGGACGCCTTGTCATTCATGGAAAATTGGTGAAGCAGAATTAA
- the cysC gene encoding adenylyl-sulfate kinase — MHIPENIVWHESSVTKAERANQKKHKSVVIWFTGLSGSGKSTLSVALEKALYHLGIHTYRLDGDNVRHGLNKNLGFSPEDRTENIRRIGEVSKLMVDAGIVTLTAFISPYREDRDKVRAILDENEFIEVFVKCSLDACEQRDPKGLYKKARSGEIKDFTGIDAPYEEPVHPEILIDTEKESLEDSIQTIIKYLEINKYLSK, encoded by the coding sequence ATGCATATACCTGAGAATATTGTTTGGCATGAATCCAGTGTCACGAAAGCAGAAAGAGCAAACCAGAAGAAACATAAAAGTGTCGTCATATGGTTTACTGGTTTATCGGGGTCGGGAAAGTCCACACTTTCGGTTGCATTGGAAAAAGCACTCTATCATTTAGGGATTCATACGTATCGTTTAGACGGTGATAATGTACGCCACGGTTTGAATAAAAACTTAGGCTTTAGCCCGGAAGATCGTACAGAGAATATTCGCCGTATCGGAGAAGTCTCAAAACTGATGGTCGATGCTGGAATTGTAACATTAACTGCCTTTATTTCCCCATACCGAGAAGATCGGGATAAGGTAAGGGCAATCCTCGATGAAAATGAATTCATTGAGGTTTTCGTAAAATGCAGTCTGGATGCATGTGAACAACGCGACCCGAAAGGTTTATACAAAAAAGCACGGTCCGGAGAAATCAAGGATTTTACAGGAATAGATGCCCCCTATGAAGAGCCTGTTCACCCAGAGATTCTCATAGACACTGAAAAAGAGTCATTAGAAGATTCCATACAGACAATTATTAAATACCTGGAAATTAATAAGTACTTATCTAAATAA
- the isdG gene encoding heme oxygenase, translated as MLIVTNTSKITKGDGEKLINRFKKVGMVEQMSGFLGLEVMFTKNLRDYDEVSVVTRWNSMDDFKNWTKSDAFKKSHRKREIPEYIIENKITYYDVEVVRHPISANAEAPVQEQATV; from the coding sequence ATGTTAATTGTGACAAACACATCAAAAATTACAAAAGGTGATGGAGAAAAGCTCATTAACCGATTTAAGAAAGTCGGCATGGTTGAGCAAATGTCTGGTTTCCTTGGCTTAGAAGTTATGTTTACGAAGAATCTTCGTGATTATGATGAAGTATCTGTTGTGACACGCTGGAATTCCATGGATGATTTTAAAAACTGGACCAAAAGCGACGCATTCAAAAAATCCCATCGCAAGCGGGAGATTCCAGAATATATTATTGAAAATAAAATAACATACTATGATGTAGAAGTCGTTCGCCATCCGATTTCGGCAAATGCAGAAGCGCCAGTGCAGGAGCAAGCGACAGTGTAA
- a CDS encoding NEAT domain-containing protein, translating into MVKKQWHKLLSLFSVFVLVLTAILPSTVIYAEEAPLADGQYTIDFEFHKDSTDDKSVMDGYTTKPATLFVDGDTKHIELTLTNSHWIKLFQTDRNGTFVDAEVVSEDTAADKRLVRFPVEDLSEKLDAYTHVHIEDIPGFNYNNYYTVQLAFDETSIVPVEVEEPEQPSDGDENEGNEPEQPVDGDGNQDNEPEQPGDDDENQDNEPEQPGDGDESQDNEPEQPGDGDESQDNEPEQPGDGDENQGNEPEQPGDGDENEGNVPDQSGDGENEGNAPENPSDELTPITLDDGEYTVEFDALHASEDKASSMARYFDSTATLTVEDGNILIDLTILEQPGQLITELLLENNGELEDGVLISEDPDTLSRVEQFAIDGHSTIISAQVDYEVPAANHKGSQPFRISLDLDTISEIETPSEPEEKIEVGTYSIDFNVLKDGTDNISVMDGYTEKPATLFVKESGNFVELTLKNSDWILLFQTDQNGEFVDAEVVDENTEADTRTVRFPVEDLSAKIDAYTHVVVPFINYDNYYTVQFQFDKTSVEPFETEEPEYLGDDDDNENNDPEQPGEEKTPITLDDGEYTVKFDALHASEDKVSSMARYFDSTATLTVEDGNILIDLTILEQPGQLITELLLENNGELEDGVLISEDPDTLSRVEQFAIDGNSTIISAQVDYEVPAANHKGSQPFRISLDLDTVTEVEVPSEPEEPKEPIIEEDEDGNITVKVTDVNNFNHKEADNSYELDYEAKNVHIGKAILSELDVNANLVITGKGGVTATFAIQELLNQLGSSETLVIDFTDITSDYPDALSNVYDITLKADDEAIHTFDEAVRLTFTVDTDKVGNWDNVHIAYINDTDEKEVLQTTIDRDNGVVTADVSHFSIYGVFETIVEDPEEDEETEVTAYTIDFEVHKDGTDEISVMDGYTVKPATLFVGDSAQFVELTLTNSNWIKLFQTDQNGTFVDAEVVAEDTDADTRTVRFPVEDLSSKLDAYTHVVIEDIPGFEYDNYYTVQFAFDEASMEPVDTEGPEQPGDGDIEPTDPEQPGEEDNEPTDPEQPGDEDNNPTDPEQPGDGDKDPTKPGNPSEKPGDEQEIAYYTIDFEVHKDGTDDISVMDGYTLKPAKLFVEDAAQFIELTLTSSNWIKLFQTDQNGTFVDAEVVAEDTDADTRTVRFPVEDLSSKLDAYTHVVIEDIPGFEYDNYYTVQFAFDETSMKAVYTDDPDVDQDPNPNPINTNDPTNTDDSKNKPNNDDGLTYDRNGDTNKTDDSSSKNLTTNTKTTNAKTGDTANFVIFIVLLGASAFILFRKYRLGRL; encoded by the coding sequence ATGGTGAAAAAACAGTGGCATAAACTATTATCGCTTTTTTCCGTATTTGTCCTTGTATTAACAGCAATTCTTCCTAGTACGGTCATCTATGCAGAGGAAGCTCCACTTGCTGACGGGCAATATACAATCGATTTCGAATTCCATAAGGATAGCACAGATGATAAATCTGTAATGGATGGCTATACGACAAAACCTGCAACATTATTTGTTGATGGTGATACCAAGCACATTGAACTCACGTTAACAAATAGTCATTGGATTAAATTATTCCAAACAGATCGAAATGGCACATTTGTTGATGCAGAAGTTGTTTCCGAGGATACAGCAGCAGACAAGCGGCTTGTCCGATTTCCTGTAGAAGATTTATCTGAGAAATTAGATGCATACACACATGTTCATATTGAAGACATTCCAGGCTTTAATTATAACAACTACTATACGGTTCAGCTTGCTTTTGACGAAACAAGTATTGTCCCTGTAGAAGTTGAGGAGCCAGAGCAGCCGAGCGACGGGGATGAAAATGAAGGCAACGAACCGGAACAACCTGTCGATGGCGACGGAAATCAAGACAATGAGCCTGAACAGCCGGGTGATGACGACGAAAATCAAGACAATGAGCCTGAACAGCCGGGTGATGGCGACGAAAGCCAAGACAATGAGCCTGAACAGCCGGGTGATGGCGACGAAAGCCAAGACAATGAGCCTGAACAGCCGGGTGATGGCGACGAAAATCAAGGCAACGAACCTGAGCAGCCGGGCGATGGCGATGAAAATGAAGGCAATGTGCCTGACCAGTCGGGTGATGGCGAAAATGAGGGCAATGCGCCTGAAAATCCGAGTGATGAACTAACACCGATTACATTAGACGATGGTGAATATACGGTTGAGTTTGATGCACTGCATGCTAGCGAGGACAAAGCTTCCTCTATGGCAAGATACTTTGATTCTACCGCAACATTAACTGTTGAAGATGGAAATATTCTGATCGATCTTACCATTCTCGAACAGCCGGGACAATTGATTACCGAGCTTCTTTTAGAAAACAATGGTGAGTTAGAAGATGGAGTCTTGATTAGTGAAGATCCGGATACGCTAAGTCGAGTAGAGCAATTTGCAATTGATGGTCATTCCACTATCATTTCTGCTCAAGTTGACTATGAGGTGCCTGCTGCTAATCATAAGGGTTCTCAGCCATTCCGGATTTCACTTGACCTAGATACTATTTCTGAGATAGAGACTCCTAGTGAACCAGAAGAGAAAATTGAAGTTGGAACATATTCTATCGATTTCAATGTGCTTAAAGATGGTACAGACAATATTTCTGTGATGGATGGCTATACAGAAAAGCCTGCGACACTTTTTGTTAAAGAATCTGGTAACTTCGTTGAGCTAACCTTGAAAAATAGTGATTGGATTCTATTATTCCAGACAGACCAAAACGGAGAATTCGTTGATGCGGAAGTTGTAGATGAAAACACAGAAGCAGATACTCGCACCGTCCGCTTCCCAGTAGAAGATCTTTCTGCCAAGATTGATGCTTACACACATGTTGTCGTTCCATTTATCAATTATGACAACTATTATACTGTTCAATTCCAATTTGATAAGACGAGTGTAGAGCCATTCGAAACAGAAGAACCAGAATATCTTGGGGACGATGATGATAACGAAAATAACGATCCAGAACAACCTGGCGAGGAAAAAACGCCAATCACATTAGACGATGGTGAATATACGGTTAAATTTGATGCACTGCATGCTAGCGAGGACAAAGTTTCCTCTATGGCAAGATACTTTGATTCTACCGCAACATTAACTGTTGAAGATGGAAATATTCTGATCGATCTTACCATTCTTGAACAGCCGGGACAATTGATTACCGAGCTTCTTTTAGAAAACAATGGTGAGTTAGAAGATGGAGTTCTGATTAGTGAAGATCCGGATACGCTAAGTCGAGTAGAGCAATTTGCAATTGATGGTAATTCCACTATCATTTCTGCTCAAGTTGACTATGAGGTGCCTGCTGCTAATCATAAAGGGTCTCAACCGTTCCGAATTTCGCTTGATCTGGACACCGTTACGGAAGTAGAAGTTCCTAGTGAACCAGAAGAACCTAAAGAACCGATTATTGAAGAAGATGAAGACGGTAATATTACCGTAAAAGTAACCGACGTAAACAATTTTAACCATAAAGAGGCTGACAACTCTTATGAACTAGATTATGAGGCTAAAAATGTTCACATCGGCAAGGCTATTTTATCAGAATTAGATGTAAATGCAAACCTAGTAATCACTGGTAAAGGTGGGGTAACTGCCACTTTCGCTATACAGGAATTATTAAACCAACTTGGGTCTTCTGAAACACTTGTCATTGATTTCACAGATATCACAAGTGATTATCCAGACGCCTTAAGTAACGTCTATGATATAACATTAAAAGCTGATGATGAGGCGATTCATACATTCGATGAAGCCGTCCGCTTAACATTTACAGTTGATACAGACAAAGTAGGCAACTGGGACAATGTTCATATCGCTTATATCAATGATACAGATGAAAAAGAAGTACTACAAACAACGATTGATCGTGATAATGGTGTTGTTACAGCAGATGTTTCTCACTTTAGTATTTATGGGGTATTTGAAACTATAGTTGAGGATCCAGAAGAAGATGAGGAAACAGAGGTAACAGCATATACAATTGATTTTGAAGTTCATAAAGATGGGACCGATGAGATTTCGGTAATGGATGGATATACGGTTAAGCCTGCAACACTTTTTGTTGGCGATTCTGCTCAATTTGTAGAATTAACGTTAACAAATAGCAATTGGATTAAGCTTTTCCAAACAGATCAAAACGGGACATTCGTTGACGCAGAGGTTGTAGCTGAAGATACGGATGCAGATACACGTACCGTTCGATTCCCTGTAGAAGATCTTTCTAGCAAGTTAGATGCCTATACACATGTCGTTATTGAGGACATTCCAGGGTTCGAATATGACAACTACTATACCGTTCAATTCGCATTTGATGAAGCTAGTATGGAGCCAGTAGACACAGAAGGACCTGAACAGCCCGGCGATGGAGATATTGAGCCTACTGACCCTGAGCAACCAGGGGAGGAAGATAATGAGCCGACTGATCCGGAACAGCCAGGGGACGAAGACAATAATCCAACAGATCCCGAGCAACCAGGTGACGGAGATAAAGACCCTACTAAACCTGGAAATCCTAGTGAAAAACCAGGTGATGAACAAGAAATCGCATACTACACGATCGATTTCGAAGTCCATAAAGATGGGACCGATGATATTTCGGTAATGGATGGCTATACGCTTAAGCCTGCCAAGCTTTTTGTTGAAGATGCTGCTCAATTTATCGAATTAACATTAACAAGCAGCAATTGGATTAAGCTGTTCCAAACAGATCAGAACGGGACATTCGTTGACGCAGAAGTTGTAGCTGAAGATACGGATGCAGATACACGTACCGTTCGATTCCCTGTAGAAGATCTTTCCAGCAAGTTAGATGCCTATACACATGTTGTTATTGAAGACATTCCAGGATTCGAATATGACAACTACTATACGGTTCAATTCGCATTTGATGAAACTAGCATGAAAGCAGTTTACACGGATGATCCAGATGTAGATCAAGATCCAAATCCGAATCCAATTAATACAAATGATCCAACGAATACAGATGATTCGAAAAACAAGCCAAATAATGATGATGGACTTACCTATGATCGCAATGGGGATACAAATAAAACAGATGACTCTAGTTCTAAAAATTTGACGACCAATACGAAAACAACGAATGCAAAAACTGGTGATACAGCAAACTTCGTTATATTCATCGTATTACTTGGAGCATCCGCCTTCATTTTGTTTAGAAAATATCGTTTAGGAAGACTGTAA
- a CDS encoding iron ABC transporter permease, producing MRNRKIISFIVTLILLIAVLLFSMMAGSIRVSFGELIQGLFTGNNEDVIVIKDLRMPRIIIAMFAGAALAVAGVLLQAIMRNPLADSGIIGISSGAQFTYIFGVTLFPTLYFWSPLFAFIGGGIACFLVFSLSWKSGLHPLRLILIGVAINAVFTGLTESFNFRGSYSVTSISSATTSTLSMKTWNDVEIMVIFGGIGLVLAFLTFASCNLLALQDKTVKSLGVPVMRLRIFIAAVAVLLAATSSAVAGMIAFIGILISHIGRQLVGNDHKLLIPFSAVAGALLLLLADTLGRTIIAPNEIPASIIMAIIGGPFLIFLLRREDKLNETR from the coding sequence ATGCGAAATCGGAAAATAATTAGTTTTATCGTAACACTGATTCTACTAATTGCAGTTCTGCTATTCTCCATGATGGCCGGGAGTATCCGAGTCAGCTTTGGAGAACTTATTCAAGGTCTTTTTACTGGTAATAACGAAGATGTAATCGTCATTAAAGACTTACGTATGCCGCGAATCATCATTGCTATGTTTGCTGGAGCCGCACTAGCTGTTGCAGGGGTGCTTTTACAAGCAATTATGCGAAATCCACTAGCAGACTCAGGGATTATTGGGATTTCATCAGGTGCCCAGTTTACATATATTTTTGGTGTCACGTTATTTCCAACACTATACTTCTGGTCACCACTCTTTGCATTTATAGGTGGAGGAATCGCTTGTTTTCTTGTTTTCAGTCTTTCCTGGAAATCTGGGCTTCACCCATTACGGTTAATTTTAATTGGTGTGGCCATTAACGCTGTATTTACCGGATTAACAGAATCCTTTAACTTCAGAGGCTCTTATTCGGTAACAAGCATTAGCTCTGCAACAACCTCTACATTAAGTATGAAAACGTGGAATGATGTTGAAATTATGGTTATTTTCGGCGGAATTGGGCTAGTTCTTGCTTTCCTTACGTTTGCCTCTTGCAACCTATTAGCACTGCAGGATAAAACCGTAAAAAGCCTCGGCGTCCCTGTGATGCGTCTGCGAATTTTTATTGCAGCAGTCGCCGTTTTGCTCGCTGCCACATCCAGTGCCGTTGCAGGAATGATTGCTTTTATTGGTATTCTTATCTCGCATATCGGCCGGCAGCTTGTCGGTAATGATCATAAGCTGCTTATTCCCTTCTCAGCAGTTGCTGGGGCTTTACTATTATTACTGGCGGATACATTAGGAAGAACAATTATCGCACCGAATGAAATTCCCGCCTCCATCATCATGGCCATTATCGGTGGACCATTCTTGATTTTCTTATTAAGAAGGGAGGATAAACTCAATGAAACTCGATAA
- a CDS encoding ABC transporter ATP-binding protein, whose amino-acid sequence MKLDNISFSYKGMGNQLSNISAEIIKGKITTIIGPNGSGKSTLLGVMSRNLVPSQGNIIMDGKAIQEYNAKDFAKRLAMVHQENDAPNDLIVEKLIHYGRIPYRSFLKQDKDKDEQAINFAIARTNLIDKRHTPFQQLSGGERQRVWLALALAQHTPILFLDEPTTYLDIYYQLEILELVKQLNEEFNMTIVMVLHDINQAIRYSDYLMVMKHGELVMQGATEDVISKKSMKEIYNVDVVLKNDQDTGLYVIPIAK is encoded by the coding sequence ATGAAACTCGATAATATTTCCTTTTCCTACAAAGGCATGGGCAACCAATTATCAAATATTTCAGCTGAGATTATAAAAGGGAAAATTACAACAATCATCGGACCAAACGGCTCTGGAAAATCGACCTTGCTTGGTGTCATGTCTCGTAATCTAGTACCGTCTCAAGGCAATATCATTATGGATGGCAAAGCAATTCAGGAATATAACGCTAAAGACTTTGCAAAAAGGCTAGCCATGGTTCATCAGGAAAATGATGCTCCCAATGATTTAATCGTAGAAAAGTTAATCCATTATGGCAGGATTCCATATCGAAGCTTTTTAAAACAAGATAAGGATAAAGACGAGCAGGCTATTAACTTTGCTATAGCACGAACAAATCTTATAGATAAGCGCCACACTCCCTTCCAGCAGTTATCAGGTGGTGAAAGGCAGCGTGTTTGGCTTGCACTGGCATTAGCACAACATACGCCAATCCTCTTTCTTGACGAGCCAACAACCTATTTGGATATCTACTATCAATTAGAGATTTTAGAGCTTGTTAAGCAGCTAAATGAAGAATTTAATATGACGATCGTGATGGTCTTACATGATATTAATCAAGCCATTCGCTACAGCGACTATTTGATGGTTATGAAGCATGGTGAATTGGTGATGCAGGGAGCCACAGAGGACGTTATTTCAAAAAAATCCATGAAGGAAATTTATAATGTAGATGTTGTTTTAAAAAACGATCAAGATACTGGCCTTTATGTAATTCCAATTGCTAAATAA
- the isdE gene encoding heme ABC transporter substrate-binding protein IsdE, with amino-acid sequence MKKGIPFLFIAIILFLIAGCSSNASDPAQLEAAIDNEHEEVDAEVEEEHRIVATTVAATEMFDALELDLIGIPTSYKDLPERYDDLTEIGNPMSPDMELIKSLNPTEVYSVTTLQTDLEDVFHNVDIDGTFMDLQSVDSVLQELINLGEKFNREEQAEKVVSNIEQRFAEIEEAASGKETPSVLVLMGVPGSYLVATEHSYIGDLVKRAGGENVVHGEDVEYLASNTEYLQQSNPDIILRAAHGMPDEVVEMFDKEFKTNDIWKHFDAVKNDRVYDLPEPLFGTTGNLKIVEAMDALVEMLYPEL; translated from the coding sequence ATGAAAAAAGGTATACCATTCTTGTTTATAGCCATCATCTTGTTTCTCATTGCTGGTTGTTCCTCAAATGCGAGTGATCCCGCACAATTAGAAGCTGCGATAGATAACGAGCATGAAGAGGTAGATGCTGAGGTAGAAGAAGAACACCGAATTGTTGCAACAACTGTAGCTGCAACAGAGATGTTTGATGCACTGGAGTTAGATCTAATCGGAATCCCTACTAGCTATAAGGATTTGCCAGAGCGTTATGACGACTTAACAGAGATCGGAAATCCAATGAGCCCGGATATGGAACTTATTAAATCGCTAAATCCCACCGAGGTTTATTCGGTAACAACTTTACAGACTGATTTAGAGGATGTTTTTCATAATGTCGATATCGATGGCACCTTTATGGATTTGCAAAGTGTTGATAGTGTGCTACAGGAGCTGATTAATCTTGGTGAAAAATTTAATCGTGAAGAACAAGCTGAAAAAGTAGTGTCTAATATTGAACAGCGTTTTGCTGAAATAGAAGAAGCTGCTTCCGGAAAAGAGACGCCATCTGTCCTAGTCCTGATGGGAGTTCCAGGGAGCTATCTTGTTGCAACAGAACACTCCTACATCGGCGATCTCGTTAAACGAGCTGGCGGTGAAAACGTTGTACATGGAGAGGATGTCGAGTACTTGGCCTCCAATACCGAGTATTTACAGCAGTCCAACCCAGATATTATCTTACGTGCCGCCCATGGTATGCCAGATGAAGTAGTAGAGATGTTTGATAAAGAATTTAAAACAAATGATATATGGAAGCATTTTGACGCGGTAAAAAATGATCGTGTATACGACTTACCTGAACCGCTATTTGGAACGACAGGAAATTTAAAAATTGTCGAAGCGATGGATGCGCTTGTCGAGATGCTCTATCCAGAACTTTAA